In the Hevea brasiliensis isolate MT/VB/25A 57/8 chromosome 8, ASM3005281v1, whole genome shotgun sequence genome, CGTTCATGTACATACTGGAAATTTATGAAGGTAATCTTAAAGCCAGCAAGGCTCAAAAGCTCTGCTAGCTTGAGCGTGGCGGTTACATGTCCTTGGCCTTGGGCAGGAAAGATGAGTATATGAGTAGAAGGAATGGACCCTTGTTCCATTTTTTTCAAGTTTTAGCTGCAGATAAGAAGTTTAACAGGCAATTAATGAAGAGAAGATAAAATTAGAAACTCCAATCGAATCCCAaccaaataaagaaaagaaaagagtgtTTCTTGTTGTCAAACCAAACCGACTAGAAGTCAGTAACTTTGAATGTGTGGAATAGgaaaaattatacaataaaattgtaattgttgatgattatGGGATATGAAAATTCATCATaattaatgattataataaatttattatatataataattataataaaattattatatatatatgtttcattaaataaaaatttatagaaCAGGGATTAAGTTTAAAAatcttataaaattaataatggtatatttttataattagtagtttgatttttttaataattaaattttatataataatttattataaaaattacttaaattacaaaattcaaaaattttatattcataataacaaatttatttatattagtggaaaataattttgatatattaaaattttgcaaaataataaatgaaaaaagTTATATAACTTTTACATATAAaagattataaaattaaaattaatttaacaatttaaattaacatactaataaaataaattattcacATTAATTCTTCAAAATTATAAGTTGATAAATAAACCTTTATTTTCTTTGAAATTGTCAAATGTTAAtaattgttaattattttatattaatataatataaattaaatatgtttgaaAAATCTTTATattcatatttatatattaattttaaaatattttaatttatatatttaaaaataattcttaacaatattttcaataataatagGTCTTCACgacatgataaaaaaaaaattaataaactcTTTATCACATGATAATGAGTGCAAGTAGTGGAGAGTTCCAACTTGAATTGTGAAGTTTTGATTGAGTTTAAATTCCAACTGAGACCCAATAAAATTTCTTTCCAAATGGACTAAATGGCAAGAGCTTTGAGTTTGAAGGATGCGAGACAAATGATCCTTTCCTTGATCATGACTACTACTCACTACTCATGTGAGGTAAGTGATGAGCTCACCTgcattaacatatatatatataagctcatCACTTACCTCACCTCacatgagtatatatatatatatataaatttaaattttgataatatttaatttaatgaaagtttaatataataataataattaataaattatataataaaaataatatttttattataaaagaaTTAATACCAGAAAAAATCCTATAATTTTATTAAGTTAGTCTTATTTATTTCGCGGCATGATAAGGATTGCAAGTGATGGAAAGTTTGACTTATTCAGATTTACAAGTTCTTTGTGCTCATTTTCCTTGTTAAGTTCTATGTATCTTTATACTcgattcattttaaatttaaaatataatatataataaaatttatgtgaatagataaaaatttaaatgtttaTATCTTAAATCGTAATGAAAGCATAATATTATTGTTGGGTCTTGTTATCATGCGACTAGTGACGAATATAACATTTAAATTTAGGAGAATTAACGATAAATAAaaagtattttatatttaaatttaaaggcataaatataaaaattaaatttataaggtATTTGACTTAACTTATAAAAACTAGCTTACagataatgaaaattttaaattatcaaatCTTTGGTTAAAGTAAATATAAGTTATTAATATGTTTGATAAAAAATAGTTTATaaacatatttattattaaaattgttagaaaGATATTAAATAAAAGTATCATGATAAAATACTtggataaaattaaaatatcttataagcactaaaataaaaaattaattctcatttttttccaatttataaacttaaaaaatattataaataaatagataagcttatttttaaaatatataaattgatttaaccaGCTTAAATACTaagaaaaatatcattttaattgtTTTCTAATGTGTTTAATCTATTCACAATTTATATAaggtattaattttttattttaattgaatcaataaaaaaacttattaatttttttagaatgtgagttatttattttttatttaattaaattaataaataaatataattattttaaatttttgtaaaaaaaatttcaaattaaaattaattaaaaatatgctCACATTCAACCTACACcccactaaaaattaaaattttagggctGCCAGCTTCCTTGGATCCTTCATTGCATGCTATGCAAAGATTtactttctataaaaaaaaaaataataataatactgcTTGTCTCGACAATTCcataatgtttatttattttttattttttaagtttaaGATTGATGATTAATAAAAATTGACTCTTACTATAGAAAAAAGATACTAATCCTAGTTAAAAGTAaggtgaaagaaaaataaataaagaaagaatgtaaaataatttttattttttcttattatttatttttactaaACCGAAGAGAGAATAAAAAAGTTAAATAgaagtaaattttattttataataaaattacaaaattattcttttatttaagttctcttaatttataataaataggaTATCTTTATTTTACACTCTTTATTTTACTTTCCCTTTGAAATAATTTTTCTAACATAGTGTAAGATTGCATATTTTGTAaagtaatataataatataatattttaattcataattttatacTACATTTACAATTTGTATTCTATttctataaattataattttatatttaatttttaaacttcaaaatttgaaTGTTATGAGCCAAATTGCAAACGTGGCACTTGGTATCACTCATCTCACATATTTTTCACAAGCACTTGGTAGGCACAAATTAttggaaatttatttttaatacccATTCGCATACATTTTCTAAATGCATGATTACCACACTTACGTTTGTAATGAAGAAAATGACGCATACAGTTGCATCTATACATCACTTAATTATGACAAGTTATCCTTGTAAGTATCACTACTATATGCCTTCATGTTCATCAACCTTATATCCGCGATCAGACGGTTCagacaagaagaagaagatccACCTTCTGATACACTTTTTCTTGCTAACTCTGCCATCCTAGCTGTTGATTTCACAAACTCCTCCCTCTTATCCACCATTAGATCATTCACCATCTTCTCCACAACCCCTCTATCACACACATCCTTCATGTCCAATCCCAGCTTCCAGACCTCACTCACAAATCTGCTATTCACTTGCTGATCACCAAAGTAAGGCCAGCAAATCATAGGCACACCAGCTTCCATACTCTCCAAAGTAGAGTTCCATCCACTGTGTGTCAAGAACCCACCAATTGCCTTGTGTGCCAAAACCTCTTCCTGGGGTGCCCATTTGACGATGTATCCTTTTTCCTTTTCTCCCTCCTGAAGCTGCTCAGGAATTTCTCCAAGATTATCACCATCTTGGTTAATAACAGATTCAGGCCTTATAACCCACAAGAACTTCTTTTTGCTATTAACAAGACCGTGCCAGAATTCCATGAGCTGCTCTCTAGTCATAATTGTAATGCTACCAAAGCTTACATAGAGTACAGATTGCGATGGCTGGTTATCCAGCCATGTGATGCAGGTCCTGTCAACTTCCCAAAGACTGTTCGAGGATGAATACGATTCTTGCTTTTCGATGCTTCTTAGTTTTGTTTTCAGATGCTCGTGGAGAGGTCCGATTGTGTAGATTTTAGGGTAGCGAATGCGTATTTGGGAAAGTATTGGTCCTTCTAGCTCTTCAAAGGTGTTGATGATAAGTGCTTGGCATTGTCGTATCTCTTTGGTGATGACGAAGAGATTAGGGTCTGATATGTCGCTAACTTGGCAAAAACCTCCTGGAAGATCTCGGCATCGGAGAAACGTTTCCATTCCTGGTACTTTTGTGATAAACCTGTCCATGTCTTCTTTTCCTTTCAGTTTCAGGAGATTGGATTGGACTCGTTAGTAATACAACTGAATGGAATAAAGAGATCATTAAGAGAAGGATGATATGTATATAATAGTAGGAATACCTTTGATAGGAAGTTGATGAGCAGCAACAACGTCAGGAATAGAAAAGAATGTCCAGAAGGAGCAAGCACTGATGCAGTGCATCTGAATAGCAGGAATTCCAACCTCAACCGCAACATCATAGACAAATCCCATCACCCCATCTCCTATGATATATTTAACTGCTGGGTTACTCTCAATCACCATCTTCTTGAAAATTGGCTTGCTCTTCACTTCCATTTCCTGAAGTAACTTTCTCACCCAGTCGACCGGTCGAGGATCTTCTGCCTGACAACCTGGTATGGTTTTGAATTGGAATCCATAATATTTGGAAAAACGAGCTTCAACATCTGTATGACGAACTAGACGTTCATGGATATCCTGGAAATTTATGAAGGTAATCTTAAAGCCAGCAAGGCATAAAAGCTCTGCCAGCTTGAGTATGGAGTTCACATGGCCTTGGCCTGGGCCAGGAAAGATGAGTATATGGGGAGAAAGAATTGGCC is a window encoding:
- the LOC110672136 gene encoding 7-deoxyloganetic acid glucosyltransferase — encoded protein: MEQGPILSPHILIFPGPGQGHVNSILKLAELLCLAGFKITFINFQDIHERLVRHTDVEARFSKYYGFQFKTIPGCQAEDPRPVDWVRKLLQEMEVKSKPIFKKMVIESNPAVKYIIGDGVMGFVYDVAVEVGIPAIQMHCISACSFWTFFSIPDVVAAHQLPIKGKEDMDRFITKVPGMETFLRCRDLPGGFCQVSDISDPNLFVITKEIRQCQALIINTFEELEGPILSQIRIRYPKIYTIGPLHEHLKTKLRSIEKQESYSSSNSLWEVDRTCITWLDNQPSQSVLYVSFGSITIMTREQLMEFWHGLVNSKKKFLWVIRPESVINQDGDNLGEIPEQLQEGEKEKGYIVKWAPQEEVLAHKAIGGFLTHSGWNSTLESMEAGVPMICWPYFGDQQVNSRFVSEVWKLGLDMKDVCDRGVVEKMVNDLMVDKREEFVKSTARMAELARKSVSEGGSSSSCLNRLIADIRLMNMKAYSSDTYKDNLS